The following are encoded together in the Macrobrachium rosenbergii isolate ZJJX-2024 chromosome 21, ASM4041242v1, whole genome shotgun sequence genome:
- the LOC136849871 gene encoding innexin inx2-like: MLDVFGGLKKQISTSGATKAKVSSMVLRCTKLCMLITTLACVLVTAKNYIGDNIKCITGFDKQEHKAIETYCFIASTFTIVDLDVPTAHPGVGPNAPKINADGEKEEPDNRRHAYYQWVPMVLVLQAVVFYLPQWLWNRIDKGFFSSALCSLDKIHISDVSPNIQVSANYFLGSMATHRSYATSFLMCEVLSFAISIGNLFFTNAFLGGEFFSFGPAAINYLLKPASDPDNPLNEIFPKVAKCTWYKYGASGTIQKHDSMCVLPLNIVNEKTYIFLWLVYTLTAFLIGFFLILHLIMFIVPSLRNTWLVFLAKEHQSKIDLQHVLPKCNYGDWFLMYHFKKNMAYFKEWISKIREGINK; this comes from the exons ATGCTTGACGTGTTCGGGGGTTTGAAGAAGCAGATTTCCACGTCGGG GGCGACGAAGGCGAAGGTGTCGTCGATGGTGCTGCGTTGCACGAAGCTGTGCATGTTGATCACGACCCTGGCGTGCGTGCTGGTCACGGCCAAGAACTACATCGGCGACAACATCAAATGCATCACCGGATTCGACAAGCAGGAGCACAAGGCCATCGAGACCTACTGCTTCATCGCCTCCACCTTCACCATCGTCGATCTCGATGTCCCC ACGGCGCATCCTGGCGTAGGTCCCAACGCCCCGAAAATCAACGCAgacggagagaaagaggaaccagACAATAGACGCCACGCCTACTACCAGTGGGTGCCTATGGTGCTCGTGCTGCAAGCGGTCGTCTTCTATCTCCCTCAGTGGTTGTGGAACAGAATCGACAAGGGGTTCTTTAGTTCGGCTCTCTGCTCCCTGGATAAGATCCACATCTCCGATGTGTCGCCGAAT ATCCAAGTATCCGCCAACTACTTCCTGGGGTCCATGGCCACCCACAGAAGCTACGCCACGTCCTTCCTCATGTGCGAGGTCCTCTCCTTCGCCATCTCCATCGGGAATCTCTTCTTCACCAACGCCTTCCTAGGAGGCGAGTTCTTCAGCTTCGGACCAGCCGCCATCAACTATCTGCTCAAGCCGGCGTCGGACCCTGATAATCCACTGAACGAGATTTTTCCTAAG gtTGCCAAATGTACGTGGTACAAATACGGAGCATCGGGTACCATTCAGAAACACGACTCGATGTGCGTCCTGCCCTTGAACATCGTGAACGAGAAGACGTACATCTTCCTGTGGCTTGTGTACACCTTGACGGCTTTCCTCATCGGgttcttcctcatcctccaccTCATCATGTTCATTGT tcccAGCCTTCGCAACACTTGGCTGGTCTTCCTAGCCAAGGAACACCAGTCCAAGATAGACCTACAACACGTCCTCCCGAAGTGCAACTACGGCGACTGGTTCCTGATGTACCacttcaagaagaacatggcgTACTTCAAAGAATGGATCAGCAAAATCAGAGAGGGCATTAATAAATAG